Genomic DNA from Nonomuraea rubra:
GAGCCGCTCCGACCGTGGGAACGCAGAGACGCGTGAGAGGTGGCACTGATTCTCCTTCACCGTGCATTGCACGTCTGGGGTGGACGTTCACCTGACCTGACGCAGCACAGTAAAGGCCCTCGGTATACCCAGGGGATGAGCCCGGAATACGAGCACCGGACGGCCGGCGGTCAGCCGCTCACCGGCTCCGGAAACGCGGTCCAAAGGGACGCTTCGTCAGGGGCGACGCGGACCGCTGCCGGGCGCGGGCTTGATGGCGTCGTCGCCGGCGTGACCAGTGCAGGATGTGGGACCGGCTGGCGAGTGGCCGGGTCAGCAGGGCGAAGAGGCTGCGGATCTCGTTGGCGGAGATCTCGACGAGCGGGCCGGTCCGGGCCGGTGGGTCGGGGCTGGCGCGCAGGGCGGCGCGGGTCACGGCCAGGAAGGGCAGGGCGAGCATGGCAAGGGTGATGTAGCGATACCAGGCAGGATAGAGACGCACCTGGTAGTGGTCGAAGGCGGTCTCGTTCTTGCCGGTCTGGAAGCCTTCCTCGATCGTCCAGCGAGCTCCGGCCACCCGCGAGCACGTAGCCGATCCGTGGCCTTCCAGGCAGCGGCGCAGGGGTCCGTTGTCGCCGTAGGCCTCATCGGCGGTCACCCAGCCGAACGGCACGTCTGAACCGGTCGGCTACCAGCGCGAACGTGGCATCCGGACCAGCCTGCAGACGAGCGGCGCTGAGACGTTCTACCCTGGCCAACGCAGCCACCGCATGATCTTCAGTTCCATCACACCTGAATGATCACAGCGGTGGCCGCTCGACGTTGACATGGCTACGTACCCATGTACGTACCAACCGCGCCCAGCCACAGCCCATCAAGACCCGATCTGCGGCTGGAGTACTAGAAACCGCGCGCCGGGGACACGACCCCTTCCAGGGGCTCGCCGGCGCGGAAGCGGCGCACGTTCGAGGTGACGCGCTCGGCCAGGCCGCGCCAGTAGGCGGGGCGCGGGTTCGCGGAGTGCGGCGTGATCAGGACGTTCTCCAGCGACCAGAGCGGGTGGCCGTCGGGCAGCGGCTCGGGGTCGGTGACGTCGAGCGCCGCCCCGCCGATGTGGCCCGCGCGCAGCGCCTCGACCAGCTCATCGGTGACGACGAGGCCGCCTCTGGCCACGTTCACCAGCCACGCGTCCCGCCGCATGAGCTCGAACTCGTACGTCCCGAACATGCCCCTGGTCCCCGGCGTGGCGGGCGCGGCGATCACCACGTAGTCCGCCTCGGGCAGCGCCTCGCGGTAGCGGGCGCGCGGCAGCACCTCGGCGGCCCCCGGCACCCGGCCGCTGTCGCTGACCGCCACCACCCGGCACTCGAACGGCGCCAGCATCCCGATCAGCGCCCGCCCGATGCCCCCGGCGCCGATGATCGCGACCGTGGACCCGCTCAGTTCCCTGGACGTGTTCGGCCCCCAGGTCGTGGCCCTGGCCAGCCGGTGCAGCCCGCGCGCCGCGGCCAGCATCAGGGCCATCGCGTGCTCGGCCACGGGGCGGCCGTACGAGCCGGTGGCGGCGGTGAAGACGGGGTGGTCGGTGATGACGCCGGCGTCGGCCCACCGCTCGACGCCCGCGTGCGGGAGCTGCACCCAGCGGATGCCCTCGTGCAGCATGGAGCGCACCTCGGCGGGGTCGTCGTTGCCGTAGTAGACGATCGCCTCGGCCTCGGCCAGGGGCACGACGCGGGCGCCGGCGCGGCGTACGGCGTCGATGAGCGCGGGCACGGGCTCGGGGCCGACGTAAACAGCGGCGGTCATCGGAGCAGCCTCCCGGTCAGAGCACGTTGATCACGAGTGAGCTTATATCGCACACGATGTCCGGATCGACCGGGCCTCGCCTCGCCGGTTAAAATGCGACTGCATTGAAAAAACTGAACAAGGGGGCGGCGGGATGCCGATCGAGTTCGCGCGCAACGGCGAGGTGAAGCTCGCCTACGAACGGATGGGGGCTCAGGACGGGGAGCCGCTGCTGCTGATCGCCGGCACCGCGCTGCAGATGGTCGCCTGGGCGGACGGGCTCTGCGCCGAGCTGGGGGCCAGGGGGTTCGCGGTGGTCAGGTACGACAATCGCGACTCGGGGCTGTCGTCACAGGTGCGGGGCGGGTCCAGGAGGAGGCCCGCGTACACGCTGGACGACATGGCCG
This window encodes:
- a CDS encoding D-isomer specific 2-hydroxyacid dehydrogenase family protein, whose translation is MTAAVYVGPEPVPALIDAVRRAGARVVPLAEAEAIVYYGNDDPAEVRSMLHEGIRWVQLPHAGVERWADAGVITDHPVFTAATGSYGRPVAEHAMALMLAAARGLHRLARATTWGPNTSRELSGSTVAIIGAGGIGRALIGMLAPFECRVVAVSDSGRVPGAAEVLPRARYREALPEADYVVIAAPATPGTRGMFGTYEFELMRRDAWLVNVARGGLVVTDELVEALRAGHIGGAALDVTDPEPLPDGHPLWSLENVLITPHSANPRPAYWRGLAERVTSNVRRFRAGEPLEGVVSPARGF